In Populus trichocarpa isolate Nisqually-1 chromosome 16, P.trichocarpa_v4.1, whole genome shotgun sequence, a genomic segment contains:
- the LOC7486532 gene encoding uncharacterized protein LOC7486532 encodes MNMEARVGVVLEGGQRALNSASTHGSIVDAGARKFLQQHNNKQSPQHSQLGTVQQLLAGGVAGAFSKTCTAPLARLTILFQVQGMHSDVTALSKASIWQEASRVINEEGFRAFWKGNLVTIAHRLPYSSVSFYAYERYKSFLQPVLGVENHRVNGTADLAVHFIGGGMAGITAASATYPLDLVRTRIAAQRNTMYYRGIWHAFHTICREEGFLGLYKGLGATLLGVGPSIAISFSVYESLRSFWHSKRPNDSTIMVSLACGSLSGIASSTATFPLDLVRRRMQLEGAGGRACIYTSGLFGTFAHIIHTEGFRGMYRGILPEYYKVVPSVGIVFMTYETLKMLLSRIPAS; translated from the exons ATGAACATGGAAGCTAGAGTTGGTGTGGTTCTTGAGGGAGGGCAGAGAGCACTTAATTCTGCTTCTACCCATGGAAGCATTGTGGATGCTGGTGCAAGGAAATTCTTGCAACAGCATAACAATAAACAGAGTCCGCAACATTCACAGTTAGGAACCGTACAACAATTGCTTGCTGGTGGTGTTGCTGGTGCTTTTAGTAAGACTTGTACGGCTCCTCTGGCTCGCCTTACTATCCTCTTTCAG GTTCAAGGTATGCACTCAGATGTTACAGCACTAAGCAAGGCTAGCATATGGCAAGAGGCTTCTCGTGTTATTAATGAAGAAGGGTTTAGGGCATTTTGGAAAGGCAATCTAGTGACTATTGCTCACCGTCTTCCTTATTCTTCTGTTAGCTTCTATGCTTATGAACGTTACAAGAGT TTCTTGCAACCAGTTCTTGGTGTTGAAAATCACAGGGTGAATGGAACTGCAGACCTTGCTGTGCACTTTATAGGTGGTGGGATGGCAGGAATAACAGCTGCATCTGCCACATATCCTCTGGATCTTGTGAGGACGCGCATAGCAGCACAG AGAAACACAATGTACTACAGAGGCATTTGGCATGCATTTCATACCATATGCAGAGAAGAAGGTTTCCTTGGCTTGTACAAAGGACTGGGAGCAACATTACTT GGTGTTGGACCTAGTATAGCGATAAGCTTTTCTGTTTATGAGTCTCTCAGATCTTTTTGGCATTCCAAAAG gcCCAATGATTCTACTATCATGGTCAGTCTTGCTTGTGGTAGTCTTTCAGGCATTGCATCATCAACAG CAACATTTCCTTTGGATCTTGTGAGGAGACGAATGCAATTGGAAGGAGCTGGTGGTCGAGCATGTATCTACACATCCGGCTTGTTTGGAACATTTGCCCATATTATCCATACTGAAGGGTTCCGAGGCATGTATAGAGGGATTCTGCCCGAGTACTACAAGGTGGTTCCCAGTGTTGGCATTGTGTTCATGACTTATGAGACATTGAAGATGCTTCTATCTCGCATCCCTGCCAGTTAA
- the LOC7468832 gene encoding aldehyde oxidase GLOX, with protein sequence MELLILSIFTFFFLSRAELPGTWDLLVPNAGISSMHTAVTRFNTVVLLDRTNTGPSRKMLRKGHCRLDPHDAVLKRDCYAHSVLFDLQTNQIRPLMILTDTWCSSGQFLHDGTLLQTGGDLDGFKKIRKFDPCDINGSCDWVELDDVELSEGRWYASNQILPDGSVIIIGGRGANTVEYYPPRNGAVLFPFLADVEDKQMDNLYPYVHLLPNSKLFVFANNKAVLFDHETNKVVKGFPPLDGGPRNYPSAGSSVMLALEGDYSTAVIVICGGAQYGAFIERSTDTPAHGSCGRIVATSPDPIWEMEDMPFGRIMGDMVMLPTGDALVINGAQAGTQGFEMASNPCLYPLLYRPGQPVGLRFMTLNPGTVPRLYHSTANLLPDGRVLVAGSNPHFFYKFEAEFPTELRIEAFSPEYLSPDRANLRPVIEEIPDTVRFGEAFDVFVSVTLPVVGLIEVNFASAPFATHSFSQGQRLVKLTITPSVPDSGNRYKIGCNAPPNGAVAPPGYYMVFAVNQGVPSVARWVHLVA encoded by the coding sequence ATGGAGCTTCTAATCCTCTCAATCttcactttctttttcctctcacGTGCTGAGTTGCCCGGCACATGGGATCTCCTAGTCCCTAACGCAGGCATATCCTCCATGCACACAGCAGTTACCCGCTTCAACACTGTGGTCCTTCTAGACCGGACCAACACCGGCCCATCTCGTAAAATGCTACGAAAAGGCCACTGTCGTCTCGACCCCCACGACGCCGTTCTCAAGCGCGATTGCTATGCCCACTCCGTTCTCTTCGATCTCCAAACCAATCAAATCCGTCCACTCATGATCCTCACTGACACCTGGTGCTCATCAGGTCAGTTTCTCCATGATGGAACTCTCTTGCAAACAGGTGGTGATCTGGACGGGTTCAAGAAGATCCGAAAGTTCGACCCGTGTGACATTAACGGTTCTTGCGATTGGGTCGAGCTTGATGACGTTGAATTGAGCGAGGGGAGGTGGTATGCTAGTAACCAGATACTGCCCGACGGGTCGGTGATTATAATTGGTGGTAGAGGAGCTAATACTGTGGAGTACTATCCGCCTCGAAACGGTGCTGTGCTGTTTCCATTTCTTGCTGACGTGGAAGATAAGCAGATGGACAATTTATACCCTTACGTCCATCTCCTCCCCAACAGTaaattatttgtgtttgctAATAATAAAGCGGTTTTATTTGATCACGAGACTAATAAAGTTGTGAAAGGATTCCCACCGTTGGATGGGGGCCCAAGGAATTACCCATCCGCTGGATCATCAGTTATGTTGGCATTGGAGGGTGACTATTCGAcggctgtgattgttatttgtgGGGGCGCCCAGTATGGCGCTTTCATTGAGAGGAGCACCGACACCCCGGCGCACGGTAGTTGTGGGCGTATTGTAGCTACATCACCCGACCCGATTTGGGAAATGGAGGACATGCCATTCGGGCGGATCATGGGTGATATGGTAATGTTACCCACCGGTGATGCTCTAGTCATTAACGGAGCTCAAGCTGGGACCCAAGGGTTTGAGATGGCATCGAACCCGTGTTTGTATCCACTTTTATACAGACCGGGCCAACCCGTTGGGTTACGGTTCATGACATTGAATCCGGGAACTGTACCCAGACTGTACCATTCAACAGCTAACCTTTTACCAGATGGGCGTGTGTTGGTAGCAGGGAGTAACCCGCATTTTTTCTACAAATTCGAAGCTGAATtcccgactgaattacggattGAGGCGTTTTCACCCGAATATTTGTCACCGGATCGGGCTAACCTTCGACCCGTAATAGAGGAAATACCCGATACAGTGCGTTTTGGGGAGGCTTTTGATGTGTTTGTGTCCGTTACGTTGCCTGTGGTGGGGCTTATAGAAGTAAATTTTGCAAGTGCACCCTTTGCAACACATTCCTTTTCACAAGGACAAAGATTGGTTAAATTGACGATTACACCCTCAGTTCCGGACAGCGGCAATCGGTACAAGATTGGGTGCAATGCGCCCCCTAATGGGGCGGTGGCTCCGCCAGGTTATTACATGGTTTTCGCAGTCAATCAGGGTGTGCCAAGTGTTGCACGGTGGGTGCATTTGGTGGCTTAA
- the LOC7486533 gene encoding protein NRT1/ PTR FAMILY 5.6, which translates to MELKKGVETRGVDEEKWVYDSSVDHKGRVPLRASTGVWKATLFIIVIEFSERLSYFGVATSLIIYLTKVIHQDLKTAARNVNYWAGVTTLMPLFGGFLADAYFGRFTTVFLSSVVYLLGLILLTMSTFVPSLKACDAAVCLEPRKVHEMVFFIAIYMISIGTGGHKPSLESFGADQFDENHSEERKKKMSYFNWWNFGLCCGLLLGVTVIVYVQDRVGWGAADIILATVMASSLAIFIIGRPFYRYHVPPGSPLTPMLQVLAAAIKKRNLPYPSDPAELHEVPKSRVNKGRLLCHTESLKFLDKAAIVEDWENCAEKQDPWTLATVTKVEEMKLILNLIPIWLATLPFGISVAQTATFFVKQGTMLDRNIGNGVEIPPASIFALSAFGMIVAVAIYEKILVPVLRRATGNERGIKILQRIGFGMLFSISTMVVSALVERKRLGVVEKDPVKGSLSMSVFWLAPQFIIIGVGDAFTLVGLQEYFYDQVPDSMRSLGIAFYLSVIGAANFISSLLITTIDHVTGRFGKSWFGKDLNSSRLDYFYWLIAGMTAANLIVYVFLARRYSYKNVQRSVVVADCCEDGFEVSMA; encoded by the exons TCATTGAATTCAGTGAGAGACTGAGTTACTTTGGAGTGGCGACGAGCCTCATCATTTACCTTACCAAGGTGATTCATCAAGACCTCAAGACAGCCGCTAGGAATGTAAACTACTGGGCTGGTGTGACTACGTTGATGCCCTTATTTGGAGGCTTTCTTGCTGATGCTTACTTCGGCCGATTCACAACTGTTTTTCTTTCGTCTGTTGTCTACCTTCTG GGCTTGATTCTCTTAACAATGTCCACGTTTGTACCAAGTCTAAAGGCTTGTGACGCAGCTGTGTGTCTGGAGCCTAGGAAGGTTCATGAAATGGTCTTCTTTATAGCCATTTACATGATCTCCATTGGAACCGGAGGGCACAAACCCTCGCTGGAGAGTTTTGGAGCTGACCAATTCGACGAGAATCAcagtgaagaaagaaagaaaaagatgtcCTATTTCAACTGGTGGAACTTTGGCCTTTGTTGTGGCCTTCTACTTGGTGTGACTGTAATTGTTTACGTGCAAGATCGTGTCGGTTGGGGTGCTGCAGATATCATTCTTGCAACAGTTATGGCTTCATCACTAGCCATCTTCATTATAGGAAGGCCATTTTACCGCTATCATGTGCCACCTGGGAGCCCCTTAACCCCAATGTTGCAGGTCCTAGCAGCTGCCATTAAGAAGAGAAACCTGCCATATCCTTCTGATCCTGCTGAATTGCATGAAGTTCCCAAGTCACGAGTGAATAAAGGGAGGCTTCTCTGCCATACCGAAAGTCTCAA GTTTCTTGACAAAGCCGCTATAGTGGAGGATTGGGAAAATTGTGCTGAAAAGCAAGATCCTTGGACACTAGCAACCGTGACCAAGGTTGAAGAGATGAAGCTTATTCTCAATTTGATCCCAATATGGCTAGCTACGTTACCATTTGGAATCTCTGTAGCACAAACAGCCACATTCTTCGTCAAGCAAGGCACTATGTTGGACAGAAATATTGGTAATGGCGTGGAGATCCCTCCAGCCTCAATCTTCGCGCTTTCCGCTTTTGGAATGATAGTAGCTGTGGCGATTTATGAGAAGATCCTTGTCCCAGTGTTGCGAAGGGCGACAGGAAACGAGCGAGGCATCAAAATCCTGCAGAGAATTGGCTTTGGAATGCTTTTCTCGATCTCCACAATGGTAGTTTCCGCATTGGTTGAGAGGAAGAGACTGGGTGTTGTAGAGAAGGATCCAGTGAAGGGTTCACTTTCAATGAGTGTCTTCTGGTTGGCTCCACAATTCATCATTATCGGTGTAGGAGATGCCTTTACTCTGGTGGGCTTGCAGGAGTACTTCTATGACCAAGTTCCTGATTCTATGAGAAGCCTAGGCATTGCCTTCTACCTTAGTGTGATCGGAGCTGCAAACTTCATCAGTAGTCTTCTGATAACAACCATTGATCATGTGACTGGGAGATTTGGCAAGAGTTGGTTTGGAAAAGACTTGAACAGTAGCCGCCTCGACTATTTTTACTGGCTTATAGCCGGCATGACCGCAGCAAACTTGATTGTATATGTGTTCTTAGCTCGGCGATACTCATACAAAAACGTTCAGAGGAGTGTGGTTGTGGCCGACTGCTGTGAAGATGGTTTTGAAGTTTCAATGGCCTGA